The Prochlorococcus marinus str. MIT 1214 sequence AGGCAGCAATCATGCCATCTCCATCAAATGGATGATGGACCCATCTTCCGCCTCTTTCTAATCTGCCTGGCCCATTTCGATAAAAGGTACCAGAAATTTGTTCAGGAATTGATCCTTTTACTAGTTTGAGTTCAGCGTGATCTAATTCTTTTTCAACATTGCAATATGCGCTTGACCAATCTTCTTGGTTGAAGATTGTTTGCTGTGGTGATGTTTCTCTTTTTAAATAACTAACTGCCACTATTTTGCTTAGATTGAAACTTGATTTTCGCTTAAACTTCTTACTTTTGCGAGCTTAAGGTCAAAATGATTTATTTAAATAAGGAGTTTTTATTGACCAGCCTGTTCAAGAACTCCTTTACTGCTTGGAATTTGACTTGATCTTCTAGGGTCAATTTCAGTAGCCATCCGAAGAGCTCTTGCAAAAGATTTGAAAGTAGCCTCAATTATGTGATGAGTATTATTTCCCGCCAGTTGTCTGATGTGGAGAGTTAACCCACCATTACTGACAACAGCGCCAAAAAATTCTTTAACCAACTCGGTATCATAAGTACCCACTTTTTGAGAGGGAATATCTAAATTAAAACTTAAATGGGGCCGACCGGAACAATCAACCACAACCTGAATAAGAGCTTCATCAAGCGGAGCTAAAAAATGACCAAAGCGTTTTATTCCAACTCGATCCCCCAATGCTTTTGACAAAGCTTGTCCAATAGCAATTCCAACATCTTCATTGCTGTGATGATCATCTATGTGAGTATCTCCATTAGCTCTTACTTCAATATCAAATAAGCCATGACTAGATAATTGTTGGATCATATGGTCTAGAAAACCAATCCCGGTATTTGCACTGCATTTCCCAGAACCATCAAGATCAATTTTTACAAAAACATCAGTTTCCTTAGTTTTCCGGCTAATCTCTCCCTCTCTAGTTTTTTTCATATTTGATTGGCAATTTGAGTTGGCTTGAAATTACATTCCATTTATGCAATAACCTGCATCAACATAAACAGTTTGTCCTGATATACCACTCGAAAGATCGCTAAGCAAGAAAGCAGCGGTATTACCTACCTCGATTTGAGTAACGGTTCTTCTGAGGGGAGCTTTTTCTTCGACGTTATGAATCATGTCCAGAATTCCTCCAATAGCTGAACTCGCGAGAGTTCTTATTGGTCCAGCACTAATAGCATTCACTCGAACCTGATTTTCAGGACCAAGTTCCTCCGAAAGATATCTAACGGATGCTTCCAAAGCTGCTTTAGCAACTCCCATTACGTTGTAATTGGGAATCGCTCTTTCTGCTCCTAAATAAGTCAAGGTGACTATGCCTGCACCTTTACTGAAAAGAGGTTTTGCATATTTACATAGTGGGGCGAGTGAGTAAGCACTAATTTCAAGGGCTCTTGAGAATCCCTCTGAAGAAGTTGCACTGTAATTACCTACTAATTCTTCTTTCCCTGCAAAGGCTAGACAATGAACTAATCCATCAAGATGGCCCCATTGA is a genomic window containing:
- the hisB gene encoding imidazoleglycerol-phosphate dehydratase HisB, translating into MKKTREGEISRKTKETDVFVKIDLDGSGKCSANTGIGFLDHMIQQLSSHGLFDIEVRANGDTHIDDHHSNEDVGIAIGQALSKALGDRVGIKRFGHFLAPLDEALIQVVVDCSGRPHLSFNLDIPSQKVGTYDTELVKEFFGAVVSNGGLTLHIRQLAGNNTHHIIEATFKSFARALRMATEIDPRRSSQIPSSKGVLEQAGQ
- the fabI gene encoding enoyl-ACP reductase FabI, with amino-acid sequence MLLDLSGKKILVTGIANNRSIAWGIAQQLKAAGAELGITYLPDEKGRFEAKVKELTSPLNPSLFLPLNVQNSSQIEEVFEAIKNQWGHLDGLVHCLAFAGKEELVGNYSATSSEGFSRALEISAYSLAPLCKYAKPLFSKGAGIVTLTYLGAERAIPNYNVMGVAKAALEASVRYLSEELGPENQVRVNAISAGPIRTLASSAIGGILDMIHNVEEKAPLRRTVTQIEVGNTAAFLLSDLSSGISGQTVYVDAGYCINGM